ACAGCAGCCACTCTTGACCATTCCATACCTGGACCATAGGTTGAATAGTTTGGCGGCGACGTCCATCTTCGAGCTCGATGACTCCGACAATTTTGCTCTGTACTTCGGCACTCGAAAGCAGCTTATAGAGCGTCGTGGTTTTGTCTTGGTTGTTGAGCAGCAGCGCCGCACTTTGGCTATCGGGATCATTGAGCGTTTTGATCAGTTCACGTGTAAACGTCACGTTGTCTGAAGAACGGCTCATTGCTTGATTGATCAATGCATCGGCCGCGGTTTGCTCCGGGCCGGTAAAGGTCGGTTTTTCGATGGTCTCTGCCGGAGGAATAGGCGTGGCTTTGGCGTGCGGGTCAACCAAAAACTGGGTTTTGTAATAAATTGTCTGTGCGCCAGAAGCTTTGCGAATCGACCACTCTGCGCGGCGGCCTGCATCCGTATTGACGTAGGAAACACCGTAACCCGGCGAAGAGGCCGTTTCACTAATCAAGGTAAAACCGGTTTGCGTATTTGGGGCGGCAAGGGAGGCTTTTACCTCCTGACCTTGCGCGTTAAACTCAATTCGCGCCTCAATATCCCAAATTTGTCGGCTTTCGCCAGGAGCCCAAGGAACACCATAAGTCTGGTGTCTAAAAACGCTTAAAGTCACCCCGGCGACAATAAGCAAGACGATGGATAGGTAAAAAGGAATTCGGGAAGTCATGATCTACCTTATTTTTTCTTTGCTTCGCTCTGAATGTACGTACGACTGACGTCCACCAGAGCGATATCACGAATAAACTCGCGGCCAAGCAGAACTGGATGGCTCATCTGTGAGCGGTCTGCCAATGTAAATTGTGCTTTTTCATGAATCGCCCCCACCTTCACCCACAGCTCAACGACTGCGCGGCGTTCGGTTTCATCATTAGTAGACTGGCGGATTTTGACGAAGCGAATAATCGGCGCTTCAATCCAATTTTCCTCGGTTGCAGGTTGGGTGCTGTCGGCGAGATGAAAACGCACCCACTGTTTGCTATTGCGCTCGAAGATTTCTATATCAACCGCATTGAGTGAAGAGGTTGCCGCACCTGTATCAACACGCGCATCAAAAGACTGTTTAATCGAATCAATCGTCACTTTCTCAATAGCGCCGAGAACAATGTCTGTTTTGGCTGGAGCATGTTTGACTGCGACGACTTCGGGTTGGGCCGCCTTAGGAACGGCAACGGCTACTGGAGCTTGAGGTTGGGGCATCTCGGCGATTTTTTTTTGTAGTTCGAGGATCTGATTTTCTAAGCTTTCAATGTAATCGACCTGATTGGAGGATTGAAGAGTCAGGTTTTCGATTCTGTTGGTAATACGCGCTTCAGAATCGTGCAGGGCGGAGAGCATTTGTTGTTGATGTTGCTCGCTGTTGGTTAATGTGCAGCCAGATAACAGAACAAAAGCGAGTGCTGGCGTCAATCGTAGTAACATTGAATGCCTTATGGTTATGAGGATTAAGTATTTGTATTTGGGAGTTTAGCTTAATAAAAAGGATGCGTGAAGCATCCTCATGTAAGGGTATGGTGATACTCAAATTTCTGAGTCAAGAGAGTGTCAATTATGGTTTTTT
This Vibrio navarrensis DNA region includes the following protein-coding sequences:
- a CDS encoding ATP-dependent zinc protease family protein, which translates into the protein MLLRLTPALAFVLLSGCTLTNSEQHQQQMLSALHDSEARITNRIENLTLQSSNQVDYIESLENQILELQKKIAEMPQPQAPVAVAVPKAAQPEVVAVKHAPAKTDIVLGAIEKVTIDSIKQSFDARVDTGAATSSLNAVDIEIFERNSKQWVRFHLADSTQPATEENWIEAPIIRFVKIRQSTNDETERRAVVELWVKVGAIHEKAQFTLADRSQMSHPVLLGREFIRDIALVDVSRTYIQSEAKKK